Proteins from a single region of Neomonachus schauinslandi chromosome 10, ASM220157v2, whole genome shotgun sequence:
- the NEURL3 gene encoding E3 ubiquitin-protein ligase NEURL3, translating to MGAQLCSQADAEAPRETLRFHAEAKGAQVRLDAKRCTAHRRATFHDGIVFSQRPVAPGEQVALRVLWHETGWCGGLRVGFTRLDPARLSAPSLPPFVCPDLEQQSPTWAAMLPEGGALAGDVVRFWVNSGGRLYARVNAGPRLLLRKGVLLGAPLWAVMDVYGTTKAIELLDPMASVFPSTMPWPFSDETLQPEAAAGEECTICFHRAANACLVPCGHTHFCSYCAERVFMDSAKCPVCRWKIEAVAPAWGPPTLRTGRGLWVWGAD from the exons ATGGGggcccagctctgctcccagGCTG ACGCCGAGGCGCCGCGAGAGACACTCCGCTTCCACGCCGAGGCCAAGGGCGCGCAGGTGCGTCTGGACGCCAAGCGGTGCACTGCGCACAGGCGCGCCACGTTCCACGACGGCATCGTGTTCAGCCAGCGGCCGGTGGCGCCGGGCGAGCAGGTGGCGCTGCGCGTGCTGTGGCACGAGACCGGCTGGTGCGGCGGGCTCCGCGTGGGCTTCACGCGCCTGGACCCCGCGCGCTTGTCCGCGCCCAGCCTGCCGCCCTTCGTGTGCCCAGACCTGGAGcagcagagcccgacatgggcggCCATGCTGCCCGAGGGCGGCGCGCTGGCCGGGGACGTGGTCCGCTTCTGGGTGAACAGCGGCGGCCGGCTCTACGCCAGGGTCAACGCGGGCCCCCGGCTCCTGCTGCGCAAGGGCGTGCTCCTGGGCGCCCCGCTCTGGGCCGTGATGGATGTGTACGGGACCACCAAGGCCATCGAGCTGCTGG atCCCATGGCCAGCGTCTTCCCCTCAACCATGCCATGGCCCTTCAGTGATGAGACTCTGCAGCCTGAAG CTGCAGCAGGGGAGGAGTGCACCATCTGTTTCCACCGTGCTGCCAACGCCTGCCTTGTCCCCTGCGGCCACACACACTTCTGCAGCTACTGCGCCGAGCGGGTCTTCATGGACTCGGCCAAGTGTCCTGTATGTCGCTGGAAGATTGAGGCCGTGGCCCCTGCTTGGGGCCCCCCTACTCTGAGGACTGGACGGGGCCTCTGGGTGTGGGGGGCAGACTGA